The following are encoded in a window of Bacteroidota bacterium genomic DNA:
- a CDS encoding T9SS type A sorting domain-containing protein: protein MIRNILFSLMLLVLTSTLVLGQAYNGPAAGSKTGGVVVNTNNFGLTPSNSFPKPETIRNKVDYNASPVFIKEYDDMYEAIKYYVEDSNAGKDAIDTTKALMLKSFQGLTQTNSIPPDPHVAVGAGYIVATVNSDFGIFDKNGNLLKRINADAWYATTLSSPGAFDPKVIYDHFDKKWVMVWLDQNDNPARGYHLISVSDDSIPTGTWYNYAIRSDVNGDVPSNNWMDYQGVGFDDDAVYVSGNQFSFASAFNYAKIRIYPKSALYSNDANATITWNDIYGIKYPSPGPTQQFIFHIRPTIAYTHDPTKYYFLHAPNGGNAFALYWIENPLTNPVLRGSMVPTISYSSPPNANQLGGGSPLLSTNGAQLQDEPIFRDGKIWSIHTITNPSASSYSALHYVKINTATSTVAEQSVLGASGLWYYFGAIAVDKFDNAAATFARSGDTEYAGAFYSSKFANETNFTYSAPLQTGKANYVKTFGGTRNRWGDYMGIWADPENLTDFVLFTEYASASNTWSTWTGILRIAPFDGPKGFVDKAILNFGEVEQNKTSLPDRFKLTSFGTQSIVIDSMYFGSGNFILNTNLSYPFTLDPNRTIEVELSAKPVNLGPIADTLFIRSNETGLKGVAVTANGYQIAAANEKAMYSVSGGTDNNRLFYLRTGNAVPTEIGATTKNLFISIAVDPKSKVIYGLRNTTPQEIVRLNATGGDAHTLFKAGITDLGSIAFDTSGNLYASQRSGKIYKVGLSDSSFTERFTTTAPVLSIAFHPQTNELYASLYRALGSPKDMIFKINQSTGDTTRLGYTGFGGAIFDIEFDKEGGFFGLKGTNNQATDLIQINPLTGTGTLVGSTGIVNMASLSFNYNGTLTDIKTTTTMPGAFSLGQNYPNPFNPTTKIEYTLPKAANVKITVYNLLGEVVKVLYEGFNNAGGYSLYWNADDVAGAKLSSGVYFYELKANTIDGNSFGEIKKMVLLK, encoded by the coding sequence GTGATAAGAAACATTCTTTTTTCACTAATGTTGTTGGTATTAACCTCGACTCTTGTCCTTGGTCAGGCTTATAATGGACCTGCCGCAGGTTCCAAGACCGGAGGAGTCGTAGTCAATACAAACAATTTTGGCTTAACACCTTCGAACAGTTTCCCCAAGCCGGAAACCATAAGAAACAAGGTTGATTACAATGCAAGCCCTGTATTCATAAAAGAATACGACGACATGTATGAAGCAATAAAATACTATGTTGAAGACTCGAATGCAGGAAAAGATGCAATCGACACGACAAAAGCACTGATGTTAAAGAGTTTTCAGGGATTGACCCAGACAAACTCGATTCCACCCGATCCACATGTTGCCGTTGGAGCAGGATACATTGTTGCAACTGTCAACAGTGATTTTGGAATTTTCGACAAGAACGGCAACCTTCTTAAGAGAATTAATGCTGATGCCTGGTATGCGACAACCCTCTCTTCACCCGGTGCGTTCGATCCAAAAGTGATTTATGACCATTTTGACAAAAAATGGGTAATGGTTTGGCTCGATCAGAATGACAATCCTGCAAGAGGCTATCATCTCATCTCGGTTTCGGATGATTCCATTCCGACCGGTACATGGTACAACTATGCCATTCGTTCGGATGTGAACGGTGATGTTCCATCAAACAACTGGATGGATTATCAGGGTGTGGGCTTCGATGATGATGCAGTGTATGTTTCGGGTAACCAGTTCTCATTTGCAAGTGCATTTAACTATGCAAAGATCAGGATTTACCCTAAATCAGCGCTTTATTCCAATGATGCCAATGCAACAATTACATGGAACGATATCTATGGTATCAAGTATCCCTCACCGGGTCCAACTCAGCAATTTATATTTCATATAAGACCTACTATTGCCTACACACACGACCCGACAAAATACTATTTTCTTCATGCCCCCAATGGCGGTAATGCGTTTGCGCTCTACTGGATAGAGAATCCTTTGACTAATCCGGTGCTCAGAGGTTCGATGGTCCCGACAATCAGCTACAGTTCACCACCTAATGCAAATCAGCTCGGGGGAGGTTCTCCGTTGCTTTCCACAAACGGTGCCCAGCTTCAGGATGAACCGATTTTCAGAGATGGTAAAATCTGGTCAATACACACCATAACAAATCCGAGTGCATCCAGCTATTCGGCTCTCCACTATGTTAAAATTAACACTGCCACAAGCACTGTAGCAGAGCAGTCGGTACTCGGAGCAAGTGGTTTATGGTATTACTTCGGAGCAATAGCTGTTGATAAATTTGATAATGCCGCCGCAACTTTCGCACGCTCGGGTGATACCGAGTATGCGGGTGCATTCTACTCGTCAAAATTCGCAAATGAAACCAATTTTACTTATAGTGCCCCGCTCCAGACAGGTAAAGCCAATTATGTGAAAACATTTGGCGGTACCAGAAATCGCTGGGGTGATTATATGGGTATCTGGGCTGATCCGGAAAATCTGACTGATTTTGTCCTGTTTACAGAATATGCATCAGCATCAAATACCTGGAGTACATGGACAGGTATCCTGCGAATCGCTCCCTTCGATGGTCCAAAAGGATTCGTTGATAAAGCTATCTTGAATTTTGGTGAGGTTGAGCAAAACAAAACCAGTCTCCCTGACAGGTTTAAGCTCACAAGTTTCGGCACACAAAGTATCGTAATAGATTCGATGTACTTTGGTTCAGGTAATTTTATTCTGAACACAAATCTCTCATATCCATTTACTCTCGATCCCAACAGAACGATTGAAGTGGAACTGAGTGCCAAACCTGTTAATTTAGGACCGATTGCAGATACTCTTTTTATCAGATCGAATGAGACCGGATTGAAAGGTGTTGCTGTTACTGCGAATGGTTATCAGATAGCAGCAGCCAACGAAAAGGCAATGTACTCGGTTTCCGGTGGAACAGACAATAACAGGCTTTTCTATCTAAGGACAGGAAATGCCGTTCCAACTGAAATCGGCGCTACAACAAAAAACCTTTTTATTAGCATCGCTGTCGACCCAAAGAGTAAAGTTATTTACGGTTTAAGGAACACCACTCCGCAGGAAATCGTCAGGTTGAACGCTACGGGTGGAGATGCCCATACTTTATTTAAAGCCGGTATTACAGATTTGGGAAGTATTGCATTCGATACATCCGGGAATTTGTATGCTTCGCAGAGATCGGGTAAAATCTATAAGGTGGGTTTATCGGATTCATCTTTCACAGAAAGATTCACCACGACTGCTCCTGTTTTAAGTATCGCTTTTCATCCTCAGACGAATGAGCTGTACGCATCCCTCTATCGTGCACTTGGTTCACCGAAGGATATGATTTTCAAGATTAATCAGTCAACCGGTGACACTACGAGACTGGGTTACACCGGCTTTGGTGGTGCAATATTTGATATCGAGTTCGATAAAGAAGGTGGTTTTTTTGGATTGAAGGGGACTAATAATCAGGCTACCGATCTGATTCAGATAAATCCATTAACCGGTACAGGCACCCTGGTTGGTTCGACCGGGATTGTCAATATGGCGTCCTTGTCGTTCAATTACAACGGCACACTGACCGATATTAAGACAACCACAACCATGCCCGGAGCATTTTCACTCGGACAGAACTATCCAAATCCATTTAATCCGACAACAAAGATTGAATATACACTCCCTAAAGCAGCTAATGTTAAGATTACTGTTTACAACCTGTTAGGTGAAGTGGTAAAAGTTCTTTATGAAGGATTTAACAACGCGGGTGGTTATTCACTCTACTGGAATGCAGACGATGTGGCTGGTGCGAAACTCTCAAGCGGTGTTTACTTCTATGAGTTAAAAGCCAACACAATTGATGGTAATTCGTTTGGTGAAATAAAGAAAATGGTACTTCTCAAGTAA
- the ybaK gene encoding Cys-tRNA(Pro) deacylase, protein MSKTNAVRILESRAVPFSLINYEVSEDELDALSVAKKTGLDPDSVFKTLVARNEANSLLVFVIPGSCELDLKKAAKASRSKRIEMVKVKELFELTGYIRGGCSPVGMKKNFPVFIDETSQLFENISISAGVRGTQIIINPGDLINTIAATSADLI, encoded by the coding sequence ATGTCAAAAACGAATGCCGTGAGAATTCTCGAATCGAGGGCAGTCCCCTTCAGCCTGATCAATTATGAAGTTTCGGAGGATGAACTTGACGCACTCTCAGTAGCAAAAAAAACAGGCTTGGATCCCGATTCCGTTTTCAAGACCCTTGTAGCTCGAAATGAGGCAAACTCACTCCTCGTGTTTGTTATTCCCGGTTCATGCGAACTGGACCTTAAAAAAGCAGCGAAAGCCTCGAGATCCAAAAGAATTGAAATGGTGAAGGTGAAAGAACTGTTTGAACTCACCGGTTACATCAGAGGAGGCTGCTCTCCTGTCGGCATGAAAAAAAATTTCCCCGTCTTCATCGACGAGACCTCACAACTTTTTGAAAACATCTCAATAAGTGCCGGTGTAAGAGGCACACAGATTATTATAAACCCCGGTGATCTCATAAATACAATCGCTGCCACTTCCGCAGATCTTATATAA
- a CDS encoding prolyl oligopeptidase family serine peptidase has protein sequence MSKYSAIFFLLLIGAGLPVLQAQSKKQLDHSVYEIWKRIEQPQISKDGNLVVFEVNPLRKDGNLSIYRKKDDRTVFVPKGKGAKITPASELVVFSIKPGYDTLKSANLKKVKKDDLPKDSLGIYITSKDTLVKFADIKSFKLPEESEGWLAVHFDKLKKPKEEKKAKDSSSVKDTSLLKDTSKIAKEKEPKPSKGKKDGTDLLLFNPLKNLEFRFSNVDDYSADKSGSRFAFISMVNDSVDTVYVVRFNTQTLKGDTIILNGSVKSSVLSDDGKRLALLFSPDTASVKNYNLYLLNDNDKTFSVLIDSVNAALPAGYRVSANYDLNFSDSGERLFFGIAKALQVEPDETLLDEEKPNVEVWGWNDPLIYTQQNFELNREKKKTFLFVWHINKGKAVQLTDSLMESVSFSRYFDNRFALGTSGVPYKKLISWDDGYSDLYSVDITSGERKLIKKKQSQLNTISPNGKFIVWYEESDSSYYSYDNESGSTAKISSGITDALFDVENDVPDQPSAYGTGGWTEDDKNLLIHSRYDVWMVDPRGNDKPVRLTSGKESNTVFRTLDLDRELPYFSENGTLYFTVFNKTSKESGYAKYQLKSDKTAQILFITPNGYGTIAKAKNSDDFLINRESSKESPNLYHSKGLSPDLKRISDINPQHQEWLWSDVQLVKYYSIDGKPLEGLLYLPENLDKSKKYPMMVYFYEKSSDNLNRYWTPSPSRSIINPAFYASNQYVVFIPDIVYEEGYPGKGAYNCIVGGTLSMLEQFPFIDRENIALQGQSWGGYQTAFLITQTNLYKAAMAGAPVSNMTSAYGGIRWGSGLVRQFQYEKGQSRIGASLWEKPELYIANSPLFFLDRVQTPLLIMANDKDDAVPWYQGIELYAGLRRLEKPVWMLNYTGDVHNLKESNWGNRVDLSIRMLQFFDHYLKGAPAPKWMTEGIRAIDKDKIRGY, from the coding sequence ATGTCAAAATACTCAGCAATTTTCTTTTTACTCCTTATTGGAGCCGGTCTTCCTGTTTTGCAGGCACAGTCCAAAAAACAGCTCGATCATTCCGTTTATGAAATATGGAAGCGAATTGAGCAACCACAAATATCCAAAGATGGAAATCTGGTTGTTTTCGAAGTAAATCCACTCCGAAAAGATGGCAATCTCTCCATCTACAGGAAAAAAGATGACAGAACTGTTTTTGTCCCAAAGGGAAAGGGAGCAAAAATTACTCCTGCAAGTGAGCTGGTCGTCTTCTCGATAAAACCCGGATATGACACTCTAAAATCAGCAAATCTTAAAAAGGTGAAGAAGGATGACCTGCCGAAAGATTCCCTGGGCATTTACATAACATCCAAGGACACTCTCGTCAAATTTGCCGATATAAAATCATTCAAACTCCCCGAAGAATCAGAAGGATGGCTTGCAGTTCACTTTGACAAGCTAAAAAAGCCAAAGGAAGAGAAAAAGGCAAAAGATTCGTCGAGTGTTAAAGACACTTCATTGTTAAAGGATACTTCAAAAATCGCCAAGGAGAAAGAACCTAAACCTTCCAAAGGTAAAAAAGACGGCACCGATCTCCTCCTTTTTAATCCTCTTAAAAATCTCGAATTCAGATTTTCTAATGTGGATGATTATAGTGCGGACAAATCCGGATCCCGTTTTGCTTTTATCTCTATGGTAAATGACTCGGTGGACACAGTATATGTTGTGAGGTTCAATACTCAAACCCTGAAGGGTGACACAATTATACTAAACGGATCCGTCAAATCTTCCGTCCTGTCTGACGACGGGAAAAGACTCGCCTTGCTGTTTTCTCCCGATACGGCATCGGTGAAGAATTATAATCTTTATCTTTTGAATGACAACGATAAGACATTTTCCGTCCTGATCGACTCAGTAAACGCAGCACTTCCTGCAGGATACAGAGTATCTGCAAATTATGATCTCAATTTTTCCGATTCCGGTGAAAGACTCTTTTTCGGGATAGCAAAGGCACTCCAGGTTGAGCCTGATGAAACACTGCTTGATGAGGAAAAACCAAATGTCGAGGTTTGGGGCTGGAATGATCCGCTCATCTACACTCAACAAAACTTTGAACTCAACCGTGAAAAGAAAAAAACTTTCCTTTTTGTCTGGCACATTAATAAGGGAAAAGCTGTACAACTGACTGACTCTCTCATGGAAAGCGTCTCTTTCTCAAGATATTTTGATAACAGGTTCGCTTTAGGTACATCGGGCGTTCCGTATAAAAAATTGATTTCGTGGGACGACGGCTATTCCGATCTCTATTCAGTGGATATTACTTCCGGAGAACGAAAGCTGATAAAGAAAAAACAAAGTCAGCTTAACACCATTTCACCAAACGGCAAATTTATCGTTTGGTATGAAGAGTCTGATTCTTCCTACTATTCTTACGACAATGAGAGTGGATCAACCGCAAAAATTTCAAGTGGCATCACCGATGCTCTTTTTGATGTGGAGAACGATGTCCCTGATCAGCCTTCAGCATACGGAACCGGTGGCTGGACCGAAGATGATAAAAATCTTTTGATTCATTCCCGCTATGATGTCTGGATGGTCGATCCCCGCGGGAACGATAAGCCTGTCAGACTGACTTCAGGAAAAGAATCAAACACCGTTTTCCGTACCCTCGACCTTGACAGGGAACTCCCCTATTTCAGTGAAAACGGCACACTCTACTTCACTGTTTTTAACAAAACTTCCAAAGAGAGTGGATATGCAAAATATCAACTGAAATCAGATAAAACTGCACAGATTCTTTTTATTACTCCAAATGGATATGGAACGATTGCCAAAGCCAAAAACAGCGATGATTTTCTCATAAACAGAGAATCTTCTAAGGAGTCGCCTAATCTCTACCATTCCAAAGGACTTTCTCCTGACCTCAAGAGAATTAGCGATATAAATCCACAACACCAGGAATGGCTCTGGTCTGATGTACAACTTGTAAAATACTATTCAATCGATGGAAAACCTCTCGAAGGACTCCTCTATCTCCCCGAAAATCTGGATAAATCAAAAAAATATCCGATGATGGTTTATTTCTACGAAAAGAGCTCTGATAATCTTAACAGATACTGGACGCCCTCCCCCAGCAGATCGATCATAAATCCTGCTTTTTATGCAAGCAACCAGTATGTAGTCTTTATCCCTGATATCGTTTATGAGGAAGGATATCCCGGTAAAGGAGCATATAATTGTATAGTTGGCGGCACACTATCAATGCTTGAGCAGTTTCCTTTTATCGATCGTGAAAACATCGCTCTTCAAGGACAAAGCTGGGGTGGATATCAAACAGCATTTTTGATTACACAAACGAATCTTTACAAAGCTGCAATGGCAGGCGCACCTGTCTCAAATATGACAAGTGCTTACGGTGGAATCAGGTGGGGTTCCGGTCTTGTCCGTCAGTTTCAGTACGAGAAAGGTCAGAGCAGAATTGGTGCTTCACTCTGGGAAAAACCTGAACTCTATATTGCAAACAGTCCGCTCTTCTTTCTTGACAGAGTGCAGACTCCCCTCCTGATAATGGCAAACGATAAAGATGATGCTGTGCCATGGTATCAGGGTATTGAACTCTATGCCGGCTTGAGAAGGCTCGAAAAACCGGTCTGGATGCTCAACTACACCGGAGATGTACATAATCTTAAGGAGTCTAACTGGGGAAACAGAGTGGATTTAAGTATCAGAATGCTTCAATTCTTCGATCACTACCTGAAAGGTGCACCAGCACCTAAATGGATGACCGAAGGGATCAGAGCAATCGATAAAGATAAAATTCGCGGTTATTAA
- a CDS encoding pyridoxal-phosphate dependent enzyme, giving the protein MPTTSEIKQFFENYSVPRTPVVKSELFPTGNIFIERFDKTHPVLQGNKWFKLKRNIIECLDQGKDSLLTFGGAYSNHIHATAGAGKIFGLKTIGVIRGERTDPLNHTLREAESFGMKLHFVSRSEYRERYSENYIDRLRTLFGGFYFVPEGGSNRLGYLGASEMLPSDATEFDYIVMATGSGGTLGGNLLAAWEGKNHHTKFFSIPVLRDHHYVIDNLKKTIAEEGVGHFDNLSVIDGFHFGGYAKTTGQLLQFIVDFQDEQKIELDPVYTGKVLFAVSDLSKNGFFKENDRVLVYHTGGLQGKTGFIERFPKYELLRGDFEN; this is encoded by the coding sequence ATGCCAACCACTTCAGAAATAAAGCAGTTCTTTGAGAATTATTCGGTTCCCCGGACACCGGTCGTAAAAAGCGAGCTCTTTCCAACCGGCAATATTTTTATTGAGAGATTCGATAAAACGCATCCTGTCCTTCAGGGTAACAAATGGTTCAAACTTAAAAGGAACATAATTGAGTGCCTTGATCAGGGGAAGGATTCACTTCTGACTTTTGGTGGTGCCTACTCAAACCACATTCACGCTACTGCAGGAGCAGGCAAAATCTTTGGTCTGAAGACAATTGGAGTTATCAGAGGGGAAAGGACTGATCCTCTAAACCACACTCTACGCGAAGCTGAATCATTCGGAATGAAACTTCACTTCGTCAGTCGAAGTGAGTACAGGGAAAGGTATTCTGAAAATTACATCGATAGACTTCGCACTCTCTTTGGAGGCTTTTATTTTGTACCTGAGGGGGGAAGCAACAGATTGGGGTATCTTGGTGCTTCAGAAATGCTGCCTTCCGATGCCACAGAATTTGATTACATCGTGATGGCGACAGGTTCGGGAGGAACCCTCGGTGGAAACCTTTTGGCAGCATGGGAAGGCAAAAACCATCACACAAAATTCTTCTCGATTCCTGTATTAAGAGATCACCACTATGTCATTGATAATCTTAAGAAAACCATAGCTGAGGAGGGTGTTGGGCATTTCGATAATCTAAGCGTCATCGACGGTTTTCATTTTGGGGGTTATGCGAAAACAACCGGACAACTTCTGCAGTTTATCGTCGATTTTCAGGATGAACAGAAGATTGAACTCGATCCAGTTTATACCGGAAAAGTCCTCTTTGCAGTATCGGATCTTTCGAAAAACGGGTTTTTCAAGGAGAATGACAGAGTTTTAGTTTACCACACCGGAGGACTGCAGGGGAAAACAGGATTTATCGAGAGGTTTCCGAAGTATGAATTGTTGCGCGGGGATTTCGAAAATTAA
- a CDS encoding aromatic amino acid ammonia-lyase, whose product MTKNNILYLDGHSLTIEEVYDASVKPLKVLLTEEARLAIIKCRERLLRQITENPLQKIYGVNVGVGNLKDTYISPQDAEEFQIKYIKSHSCGTGDPLKPEIVRAMMIIRLNSFAHGVSAMSIETVGMLESMLNAGVIPLVFTEGSVGASGDLVPLAMIAGVMIGLPEAKAWYKGELLTAPDALKSAGLHPVKLGFKEAMGLTNGTNFMSANSVFASIEARNLLKTSNLAAALSLEAIRGEKDAFSGFLASKREHKGLVGVSAEIRGLLKGSKRTTVEAQKIQFKGQDLASATERVQDRYCFRSVPPVHGAAMEALQRFDEVLTIEINSVTDNPLFELDGDSLVFHSGSNFHGQPLANVIDYLKLSFTSLSLISDKRSFSMLSKNLSFGLPSNLAISPEKGDSGLMLAQYSGASRAGENRVLSNPASVMSISTSAGQEDFVSMGSVGVVHLLKVLENLKTVLAVEILCALRGLQMTNNKEGYLTGDLCRLGEGTAKLFEQLNEILPLPDGDTYLGTEIESLRQFISNRAFTNND is encoded by the coding sequence ATGACTAAGAATAATATCCTTTATTTGGACGGGCACTCATTAACAATCGAAGAAGTTTATGATGCCTCCGTGAAACCGTTAAAGGTTTTGTTGACAGAGGAAGCCCGGCTTGCCATCATAAAATGTCGTGAAAGGCTTTTAAGGCAGATCACTGAAAATCCACTTCAGAAAATTTATGGTGTAAATGTGGGTGTTGGAAATTTGAAGGACACCTATATTTCTCCTCAGGATGCAGAAGAGTTTCAGATTAAATATATTAAATCGCACAGTTGTGGCACTGGTGATCCGCTGAAACCGGAAATAGTCAGAGCAATGATGATAATCAGACTCAACTCGTTTGCGCATGGTGTCTCAGCTATGTCGATTGAAACTGTCGGAATGCTTGAGTCGATGTTAAACGCCGGAGTTATACCATTGGTATTTACAGAAGGATCGGTCGGAGCAAGTGGTGATCTGGTTCCCTTGGCTATGATTGCGGGTGTAATGATTGGACTTCCTGAAGCAAAAGCATGGTACAAAGGGGAACTTTTGACAGCTCCTGATGCACTGAAAAGCGCCGGTCTTCATCCGGTTAAATTGGGATTCAAAGAGGCGATGGGTTTGACAAACGGAACTAATTTTATGTCAGCAAACTCAGTATTTGCATCGATTGAAGCTCGTAACCTGTTAAAAACAAGTAACTTGGCAGCCGCTCTTTCACTCGAAGCGATAAGAGGTGAAAAAGATGCCTTCAGCGGTTTCCTTGCTTCCAAAAGAGAGCATAAAGGACTTGTGGGAGTTTCCGCGGAGATAAGGGGACTATTGAAGGGATCAAAACGAACAACAGTGGAAGCACAAAAAATTCAGTTCAAGGGGCAGGATTTAGCCTCAGCCACAGAGAGAGTGCAGGACAGATATTGTTTCAGATCAGTTCCTCCGGTGCACGGAGCTGCTATGGAAGCCTTACAGAGGTTTGATGAAGTCCTCACAATAGAGATAAATTCGGTCACGGACAATCCTTTGTTTGAACTTGATGGCGATTCACTGGTTTTTCACTCCGGTTCCAACTTTCATGGTCAACCACTGGCAAATGTAATTGATTACCTGAAGCTTTCTTTTACTTCACTTTCACTGATATCAGACAAGCGGTCGTTTTCGATGCTCAGCAAAAACCTGAGTTTTGGTCTCCCTTCCAATCTCGCAATTTCGCCTGAAAAAGGTGATTCGGGTCTCATGCTCGCACAATATTCGGGAGCTTCAAGAGCGGGGGAGAACAGAGTGCTTTCAAATCCCGCTTCTGTTATGTCCATCTCGACCTCTGCCGGTCAGGAGGATTTTGTTTCGATGGGAAGTGTTGGTGTCGTTCATTTGCTGAAGGTTTTGGAAAATCTGAAAACCGTTCTGGCGGTTGAGATTTTATGTGCCTTGAGAGGTTTGCAGATGACGAACAACAAAGAGGGATATCTTACGGGCGATTTGTGCAGACTGGGTGAAGGTACGGCAAAATTATTCGAGCAACTAAATGAGATTCTTCCACTTCCGGATGGCGATACCTATCTTGGTACCGAAATTGAGTCTCTCAGACAATTTATCTCGAATCGTGCATTTACCAATAACGACTAA
- the hisS gene encoding histidine--tRNA ligase, with translation MNGMIPRKIKGFRDIEPKLNELRKNVVEKAGRVYELYGFRHWDTPILEYAENLGKYLPDKETVAEGVYSFRNPETEPVYKDDGSELRDESDFVIMDNHHIAMRYDLTAPLARMYAEELFLQSIKGQLTTKNAPLFKRYQYGPVYRFEAKLDPGRFREFWQLDFDTVGTADVATDAESCMILSDALEAIGLTRDSYLVKVNDRKILSGFLESLGIQGEAIEANVLRIIDKIDKVGVQGITAELGEGRKDSSGAFIPGLGIDKSVVKGIAGYFERFTEDRGRAEILAELEGLGGANEKFAEGLAELKKIEMLLSSAGFDENRVLFSPSIVRGLGYYTGPVYEVESLLTFEDSKGNTRKVGSICGGGRYDGLVERLLGIKVPAAGASIGVDRLCELLVLSGYSDIKSKSSVLVTVFDDELMGEYQKIAAELRNAGISTEVYYGAQRGLKKQLGYADKMDSPVCLLLGSDEFAKGVVTVRDLALGKEMSDSITNKEEWKQKVQKEVLREDLVATVKQMLNR, from the coding sequence ATGAATGGAATGATTCCCCGAAAAATTAAAGGTTTCAGAGATATTGAGCCAAAATTAAATGAATTACGAAAGAATGTGGTAGAAAAAGCCGGAAGGGTTTACGAGCTTTACGGATTCAGGCATTGGGATACTCCGATTCTTGAATATGCTGAGAATCTTGGGAAATATCTCCCCGACAAAGAAACAGTTGCGGAGGGTGTATATTCATTCAGGAACCCTGAGACAGAGCCTGTTTACAAAGATGACGGGAGTGAATTGAGGGATGAGTCCGATTTTGTAATAATGGATAACCACCACATCGCAATGAGGTATGATCTTACTGCCCCTTTGGCAAGAATGTATGCAGAGGAGTTGTTTCTTCAATCGATTAAAGGGCAGTTGACGACCAAAAACGCCCCTTTATTCAAAAGATATCAATACGGACCTGTTTACAGATTTGAAGCGAAACTTGATCCTGGAAGATTCAGGGAGTTCTGGCAACTCGATTTTGATACTGTCGGTACAGCAGATGTGGCAACCGATGCAGAGTCATGTATGATACTTTCAGATGCACTGGAGGCGATAGGTCTAACAAGAGATTCTTATTTGGTGAAGGTTAACGACAGAAAAATACTTTCCGGATTTTTGGAATCCCTGGGAATTCAAGGTGAAGCAATTGAGGCAAATGTATTAAGAATCATCGATAAGATAGATAAAGTCGGAGTTCAGGGAATTACAGCCGAACTCGGAGAGGGGAGAAAAGATTCCTCGGGTGCATTCATTCCGGGCTTGGGAATTGACAAATCGGTTGTGAAAGGAATTGCCGGTTATTTCGAAAGATTCACCGAGGACCGTGGAAGAGCGGAAATTCTTGCGGAACTTGAAGGACTGGGTGGAGCAAATGAAAAATTTGCAGAAGGTCTGGCAGAGTTAAAAAAGATTGAGATGCTTCTCTCATCCGCCGGATTTGACGAGAACAGAGTTTTATTTTCTCCTTCAATTGTGAGAGGATTGGGATATTACACAGGACCTGTGTATGAAGTAGAGTCCCTGCTTACATTTGAAGACTCAAAAGGTAATACAAGAAAAGTGGGTTCGATATGTGGTGGCGGCAGATACGACGGGCTGGTTGAAAGACTGCTCGGTATCAAGGTGCCGGCTGCGGGTGCATCCATAGGAGTTGACAGGCTCTGTGAATTGCTGGTGTTGTCGGGTTATTCTGATATTAAATCGAAATCATCTGTTCTTGTCACCGTGTTTGATGATGAACTCATGGGTGAATATCAAAAAATCGCTGCTGAACTCAGAAATGCAGGAATCAGCACAGAAGTTTACTATGGTGCACAGCGGGGATTGAAAAAACAACTCGGTTATGCTGATAAAATGGATTCACCTGTATGTCTGCTTCTTGGAAGTGACGAATTTGCCAAAGGTGTAGTAACTGTCAGGGATCTTGCTCTCGGGAAAGAGATGTCTGACTCAATCACGAACAAGGAAGAGTGGAAACAAAAAGTCCAAAAAGAAGTGTTGCGTGAAGATCTTGTTGCGACAGTAAAACAAATGTTAAACAGGTAG